From one Bradysia coprophila strain Holo2 chromosome X unlocalized genomic scaffold, BU_Bcop_v1 contig_34, whole genome shotgun sequence genomic stretch:
- the LOC119069409 gene encoding uncharacterized protein LOC119069409, which produces MSNSFIKNTDTINNYLGSIRRYDQVFSDTELKLAKDFVKVLEVFEKATDVMQGISYPSLNISVFCYVDIKSSLEALNTCVTSSPIIEKSTAFLLERLNHRLPITENMIVAAFLDPSMQNLPLLSSYCRSRDVDMFELMVKKWGQYEPELRLPQADKRKVVEPKKPDRAKHIRK; this is translated from the exons ATGTCCAATTCATTCATCAAAAACACTG ACACCATAAACAATTATTTGGGATCCATCAGAAGATATGATCAAGTATTTTCTGACACCGAATTGAAATTAGCTAAGGATTTCGTAAAGGTGCTCGAAGTGTTCGAAAAAGCAACCGACGTAATGCAAGGGATTAGTTATCCATCGCTGAATATATCTGTTTTCTGCTACGTAGACATCAAATCAAG tttgGAGGCACTGAACACTTGTGTCACCAGCTCTCCTATCATCGAAAAATCGACTGCCTTCCTGCTCGAACGACTAAACCACCGATTACCGATAACAGAAAATATGATTGTCGCAGCTTTCTTGGACCCATCGATGCAAAATTTACCTCTTTTATCATCTTATTGCCGCTCACGAGATGTCGATATGTTTGAACTTATGGTGAAAAAATGGGGCCAATACGAACCTGAACTTCGATTACCTCAAGCAGACAAACGTAAGGTGGTGGAACCAAAAAAGCCTGATAGGGCTAAGCACATTCGGAAATGA